A genomic region of Chryseobacterium sp. KACC 21268 contains the following coding sequences:
- a CDS encoding deoxynucleoside kinase, with product MHIAVTGNIGAGKTTLTTMLSKHYNWEAQFEDVDHNPYLDDFYGDMSKWSFALQIYFLGSRFRQVKEIRESGKNVIQDRTIYEDAHIFAENLAEMNLLSERDFNNYLSVFSLMKDFVSAPDLLIYLRADVPTLVRQISKRGREYEAGISIDYLSKLNNKYQSWIENYKEGKLLIIDVDDLDFVERPEDFGYILERIDAELNGLF from the coding sequence ATGCATATCGCTGTTACAGGAAATATTGGAGCCGGAAAAACAACCCTTACGACAATGTTATCAAAGCATTACAATTGGGAAGCGCAATTTGAAGATGTAGACCACAATCCTTATTTGGACGATTTCTATGGCGATATGTCAAAGTGGAGTTTTGCACTTCAGATCTACTTTTTGGGAAGCAGATTCCGACAAGTGAAAGAGATCCGAGAGAGTGGAAAAAACGTTATCCAGGACAGAACGATCTATGAAGATGCACACATTTTTGCAGAAAATCTAGCTGAGATGAATCTCCTTTCCGAGCGCGATTTTAACAATTATTTATCAGTTTTTTCACTGATGAAAGACTTTGTTTCGGCACCGGATTTGCTAATCTACCTGAGAGCAGATGTTCCGACTTTGGTGAGACAGATCTCCAAAAGAGGACGTGAATATGAAGCCGGGATCAGCATAGATTACCTATCAAAACTGAACAACAAATACCAAAGCTGGATAGAGAATTATAAAGAAGGAAAACTTCTTATAATCGATGTTGATGACCTGGATTTTGTAGAAAGACCAGAAGATTTCGGGTACATATTAGAAAGAATTGATGCAGAGTTGAACGGTTTGTTTTAG